The proteins below are encoded in one region of Conger conger chromosome 17, fConCon1.1, whole genome shotgun sequence:
- the LOC133116652 gene encoding acetylcholine receptor subunit alpha, producing MKYENILSQVVPLLSFLAGCAWGSEDETRLVKTIFKGYNKVVRPVNHFKDVVEVTVGLQLIQLISVDEVNQIVTSNVRLKQVWKDVNLNWNPSDYGGIKKIRVPSTEIWRPDFVLYNNADGNFAIVHETKVLLEYTGMITWTPPAIFKSYCEIIVLHFPFDLQNCSMKLGTWTYDGNLVAIYPENDRPDLSNFMESGEWVMKDFRSWKHWVFYACCPNTPYLDITYHFLMQRLPLYFIVNVIIPCMLFSFLTGLVFYLPTDSGEKMTLSISVLLSLTVFLLVIVELIPSTSSAVPLIGKYMLFTMVFVIASIIITVIVINTHHRSPSTHTMPHWVRKVFIDTIPNIMFFSTMKRPSKERQPKNFLAADFDISGISGKPTPEAVIFQSPITKNPDVRKAIEGVNYIAETMKSDEDSNNAAEEWKFVAMVLDHILLCVFMAVCIIGTVSVFAGRLIELSIQG from the exons ATGAAGTATGAAAACATCCTCTCCCAAGTTGTGCCACTTCTTAGTTTTCTAGCAg GTTGTGCCTGGGGCTCCGAAGATGAAACGCGCCTGGTGAAAACCATCTTCAAAGGCTACAACAAGGTGGTGCGGCCTGTCAATCACTTCAAGGATGTAGTGGAGGTGACCGTGGGCCTGCAGCTTATCCAGCTCATCAGCGTG GATGAAGTCAATCAGATCGTGACCAGCAACGTGCGCCTGAAACAG gtgtgGAAAGATGTGAACCTGAATTGGAACCCATCTGACTATGGTGGAATTAAAAAGATTAGAGTCCCATCCACCGAGATTTGGCGTCCTGACTTTGTTCTCTATAACAA TGCTGATGGGAACTTTGCCATTGTGCACGAGACCAAGGTGCTGCTGGAGTACACGGGCATGATCACCTGGACCCCTCCGGCCATCTTTAAGAGCTACTGCGAGATCATCGTCCTGCACTTCCCCTTCgacctgcagaactgcagcatgAAGCTGGGCACCTGGACCTACGACGGGAACCTGGTGGCCATCTATCCG GAGAACGACCGGCCCGACTTGAGCAACTTCATGGAGAGTGGTGAGTGGGTGATGAAGGACTTCCGCAGCTGGAAGCACTGGGTGTTCTACGCCTGCTGTCCAAACACACCCTACCTGGACATCACCTACCACTTCCTCATGCAGCGCCTGCCCCTGTACTTCATCGTCAACGTCATCATCCCCTGCATGCTGTTCTCCTTTCTCACAGGCCTGGTCTTCTACCTGCCCACCGACTCAG GTGAAAAGATGACTCTCAGCATCTCTGTGCTGCTCTCCCTGACGGTGTTCCTGCTGGTCATTGTGGAGCTCATCCCCTCCACCTCCAGTGCTGTGCCGCTCATTGGGAAGTACATGCTCTTCACCATGGTCTTCGTCATCGCCTCCATCATCATCACAGTCATCGTCATCAACACCCATCATCGctctcccagcacacacaccatgccacATTGGGTTCGCAAG GTTTTTATCGACACCATTCCCAACATCATGTTCTTCTCCACAATGAAGCGGCCTTCGAAGGAGAGGCAACCAAAGAACTTTTTGGCGGCCGACTTTGACATCTCGGGCATCTCTGGCAAGCCGACTCCAGAAGCAGTCATCTTCCAGTCTCCCATAACCAAGAACCCTGATGTCCGCAAAGCTATCGAGGGGGTCAATTATATTGCGGAAACCATGAAGTCTGATGAGGATTCTAACAAC GCAGCGGAGGAGTGGAAATTTGTTGCCATGGTGCTGGATCACattcttctgtgtgtgttcatggcgGTGTGCATCATTGGCACCGTGAGTGTGTTTGCCGGTCGCCTCATCGAGCTCAGTATCCAAGGATAG